A window of the Gemmatirosa kalamazoonensis genome harbors these coding sequences:
- a CDS encoding PTS sugar transporter subunit IIA: MTSDTPPAPTTARAVLAGHADFAAGMASAVTQISGRDDVFVLMTNRGLSGEDIERDLRRALDGGLRVIFTDLPAGSCTLAARRLQRERPDLVLVTGANLATLLDFVFAADEDADPAAAAAHAASHAAEKGRAALAVVPTRPPAEGARGAA, encoded by the coding sequence GCGCGCGCGGTGCTCGCCGGCCACGCCGACTTCGCGGCCGGCATGGCCTCCGCGGTGACCCAGATCAGCGGCCGCGACGACGTGTTCGTGCTCATGACGAACCGAGGGCTGAGCGGCGAGGACATCGAGCGCGATCTGCGTCGCGCGCTCGACGGTGGGCTGCGCGTGATCTTCACCGACCTGCCCGCGGGGAGCTGCACGCTCGCCGCACGCCGGCTGCAGCGCGAGCGTCCCGACCTCGTGCTCGTCACGGGCGCGAACCTCGCCACGCTGCTCGACTTCGTGTTCGCCGCCGACGAGGACGCGGATCCCGCGGCCGCCGCGGCGCACGCGGCGTCGCACGCGGCCGAGAAGGGACGTGCCGCACTCGCCGTGGTTCCCACGCGACCCCCGGCGGAGGGCGCGCGCGGTGCCGCTTGA
- a CDS encoding PTS system mannose/fructose/N-acetylgalactosamine-transporter subunit IIB yields MPLELYRIDDRLIHGQVVVGWGRPLDIGFIVLVDDEVAASEWEQELYRMGVPPEMDVFFHGVDDAISAHARYAGDRRHGILLTGDIDTMARLIEGVRRNGGPPGIAAVNLGGVHHRVGRAQRMRYVFLTPEEEAALRAMASRGVAVTAQDVPSTRPVPLDEVLSGKASS; encoded by the coding sequence GTGCCGCTTGAGCTCTACCGGATCGACGATCGGCTCATCCACGGCCAGGTCGTGGTGGGCTGGGGACGACCACTCGACATCGGCTTCATCGTGCTCGTCGACGACGAGGTCGCGGCGAGCGAGTGGGAGCAGGAGCTCTATCGCATGGGCGTCCCGCCCGAGATGGACGTCTTCTTCCACGGTGTCGACGACGCGATCTCCGCGCATGCGCGCTACGCCGGCGACCGCCGGCACGGCATCCTGCTCACCGGCGACATCGACACGATGGCGCGGCTCATCGAGGGCGTGCGCCGCAACGGCGGCCCGCCGGGGATCGCCGCCGTGAACCTCGGCGGGGTGCATCACCGCGTCGGGCGCGCGCAGCGCATGCGCTACGTCTTCCTCACGCCCGAGGAGGAGGCCGCGCTGCGCGCGATGGCGTCGCGCGGCGTCGCCGTCACCGCGCAGGACGTCCCCTCGACCCGCCCCGTGCCGCTCGACGAAGTCCTCTCCGGCAAGGCGTCCTCATGA